In one window of Posidoniimonas corsicana DNA:
- the nadE gene encoding NAD(+) synthase: MKLIRLGSASVNQTPMDWDGNRRRIEAVIADARQSGVGLLCLPELCVSGYGCEDMFFSTGVQQAAYENMLALRPATEGMAVAVGLPVFYDSALYNACALLVDGELAGIVCKQFLATDGIHYESRWFRRWTPGVVSMLGDPIGDLLFDLGGVRVGFEICRDAWVADRSGPGLAQRGADIILNPSASHFAFGKQQTRQRIVIEGSRAQCVSYVHCNLLGNESGRSVYDGDTIIASGGKIVASGPRLSFADYVLTTAVVDIDAVRRSRAQSFDAGVTRPLPPDGLVQWSFAWPDPGADAPDEHCAPPTNWEAGPDHKEEEFTRAVSLALFDYLRKSRANGFVVSLSGGADSSAVAVLSAMMARLAVDELGMPEVLERIQSVAAAAGLDESASVEQLVAGLLACVYQATENSSDETLNSARAVAEGVGAAFLDWSVDELVKGYVSTVSKSVGRELTWEQDDIALQNIQARARGPAVWMLANLRGALLLATSNRSEAAVGYATMDGDTCGGLSPVAGIDKAFLRRWLQWMEQVGPHGVGPQPYLKAVNGLEPTAELRPADQDQTDEGDLMPYPVLDAIERSAMRDKRLPLEAFRAVAAQFPEHDRTQVGRWVIRFFQLWSRNQWKRERYAPSFHLDDENLDPKSWCRFPLLSSGYEKELAELEMLLSNK; encoded by the coding sequence GTGAAACTCATCCGCCTGGGATCCGCGTCGGTCAACCAGACGCCCATGGACTGGGACGGCAACCGCCGCCGGATCGAGGCCGTCATCGCCGACGCCCGCCAGAGCGGCGTCGGGCTGCTCTGCCTGCCGGAGCTGTGCGTCAGCGGCTACGGCTGCGAGGACATGTTCTTCAGCACCGGCGTGCAGCAGGCCGCCTACGAGAACATGCTCGCGCTGCGCCCGGCCACCGAGGGGATGGCCGTGGCGGTCGGGCTGCCGGTGTTCTACGACTCGGCCCTCTACAACGCGTGCGCTCTGCTGGTGGACGGCGAGCTGGCGGGCATCGTCTGCAAGCAGTTCCTCGCGACCGACGGCATCCACTACGAGTCCCGCTGGTTCCGCCGCTGGACGCCCGGAGTGGTCAGCATGCTGGGCGACCCGATCGGCGACCTGCTGTTCGACCTGGGCGGCGTGCGGGTCGGCTTCGAGATCTGCCGCGACGCGTGGGTGGCCGACCGTTCCGGGCCGGGCCTGGCCCAGCGCGGCGCGGACATCATCCTCAACCCCAGCGCCAGCCACTTCGCGTTCGGCAAGCAGCAGACCCGCCAGCGGATCGTGATCGAGGGCTCGCGGGCGCAGTGCGTCAGCTACGTGCACTGCAACCTGCTGGGCAACGAGTCGGGACGCTCCGTGTACGACGGCGACACGATCATCGCCAGCGGCGGCAAGATTGTCGCCAGCGGGCCGCGGCTGTCGTTCGCCGACTACGTGCTAACCACCGCGGTCGTGGACATCGACGCGGTGCGGCGGAGTCGGGCGCAGTCGTTCGACGCGGGCGTGACGCGGCCCCTGCCGCCCGACGGGCTGGTGCAGTGGTCTTTTGCGTGGCCTGATCCGGGCGCCGACGCGCCCGACGAGCACTGTGCGCCCCCCACCAACTGGGAGGCCGGCCCCGACCACAAGGAGGAGGAGTTTACCCGCGCGGTTTCGCTGGCGCTATTCGACTACCTGCGTAAGAGCCGCGCGAACGGGTTTGTGGTGTCGCTGAGCGGCGGCGCCGACTCGTCCGCCGTGGCCGTGCTGTCGGCGATGATGGCCCGCCTGGCCGTCGATGAGCTCGGCATGCCGGAGGTGCTCGAGCGGATCCAAAGTGTCGCCGCCGCCGCGGGACTGGACGAGTCGGCCAGCGTCGAACAGCTGGTCGCCGGGCTGCTGGCGTGCGTCTACCAGGCGACGGAGAACTCCAGCGACGAGACCCTCAACTCGGCCCGGGCGGTGGCCGAGGGCGTCGGCGCTGCGTTCCTCGACTGGAGCGTCGACGAGCTCGTCAAAGGCTACGTCAGCACGGTCAGCAAGTCGGTCGGCCGGGAGCTCACGTGGGAACAGGACGACATCGCGCTGCAGAACATCCAGGCCCGCGCCCGCGGGCCGGCGGTGTGGATGCTGGCCAACCTCCGCGGCGCGCTACTGCTGGCGACCAGCAACCGCAGCGAGGCGGCCGTGGGCTATGCCACCATGGACGGCGACACCTGCGGCGGGCTCTCGCCGGTGGCCGGCATCGACAAGGCGTTCCTGCGGCGGTGGCTGCAGTGGATGGAGCAGGTCGGCCCGCACGGGGTGGGACCGCAGCCGTATCTGAAAGCGGTCAACGGCCTGGAGCCGACCGCCGAGCTCCGCCCCGCCGATCAGGACCAGACCGACGAGGGCGACCTGATGCCCTACCCGGTGCTCGACGCAATCGAGCGCTCGGCCATGCGGGACAAACGCCTGCCGCTGGAGGCGTTCCGCGCGGTCGCCGCGCAGTTCCCCGAGCACGACCGCACGCAGGTGGGCCGCTGGGTGATCCGCTTCTTCCAGCTCTGGAGCCGCAATCAGTGGAAGCGCGAACGCTACGCGCCCAGCTTCCACCTGGACGACGAGAATCTTGATCCCAAATCGTGGTGCCGCTTCCCGCTGCTCTCCAGCGGCTACGAGAAAGAGCTGGCCGAGCTGGAAATGCTGCTCAGCAACAAGTGA
- the dcd gene encoding dCTP deaminase: MILSGNEIRRRLDGEIQIEPYDEANLNPNSYNLCLHNELIVYEEVVLDMAKENRVRRIEIPSDGLVISPNHLYLGRTVEKTTTHNLVPQIEGRSSIGRLGMFVHVTAGFGDAGFSGYWTLEISCIQPVRIYPGVPICQIFYHELTGEVSEYASKYQHNRDIQPSKLFQEFGHAHDPQLPLQFDNK; the protein is encoded by the coding sequence ATGATCCTCTCAGGCAACGAAATCCGTCGGCGGCTCGACGGCGAGATCCAGATCGAGCCGTACGACGAGGCCAACCTCAACCCCAACAGCTACAACCTCTGCCTGCACAACGAGCTGATTGTGTACGAAGAGGTCGTGCTGGACATGGCCAAAGAGAACCGCGTCCGGCGGATCGAGATCCCGTCCGATGGGCTGGTGATCAGCCCCAACCACCTGTACCTGGGCCGCACGGTCGAGAAGACCACCACGCACAACCTGGTGCCGCAGATCGAGGGCCGCTCGTCGATCGGGCGGCTCGGCATGTTTGTGCACGTGACCGCCGGCTTCGGCGACGCCGGCTTCTCCGGCTACTGGACGCTCGAGATCTCTTGCATCCAGCCGGTGCGGATCTACCCCGGCGTGCCGATCTGCCAGATCTTCTACCACGAGCTGACCGGCGAGGTGAGCGAGTACGCCAGCAAGTACCAGCACAACCGCGACATCCAGCCGAGCAAGCTCTTCCAAGAGTTCGGCCACGCCCACGACCCGCAGCTGCCGCTGCAGTTCGACAACAAGTAG
- the nth gene encoding endonuclease III, protein MAKKKTAAKPAASKTPELPAEERKSQAKRVVRRLKADYPEAPCALVHETPFQLLIATILSAQCTDERVNMVTEKLFATHPDAHAIAKMSIAKLEKAVQSTGFFRNKAKNVKACSAELVEKFDGQVPEDLDTLVGLAGVGRKTANVVLGTAYGIPTGVVVDTHVGRLSRRLGLTVQKDAVKVENDLMELLPKKEWIDFSHRMIHHGRAVCNARKPDCGACSMNKFCPQIGV, encoded by the coding sequence ATGGCCAAGAAGAAGACCGCCGCCAAGCCAGCCGCGTCCAAGACGCCGGAGCTCCCTGCCGAGGAACGGAAATCTCAGGCCAAACGGGTCGTGCGGCGGCTCAAGGCGGACTACCCAGAAGCGCCCTGCGCCCTGGTCCATGAGACCCCGTTCCAGCTGTTAATCGCGACCATCCTGTCGGCCCAGTGCACCGACGAGCGGGTCAACATGGTCACCGAGAAGCTGTTCGCCACGCACCCCGACGCCCACGCGATCGCCAAGATGTCGATCGCAAAGCTCGAGAAGGCCGTGCAGAGCACCGGCTTCTTCCGCAACAAGGCGAAGAACGTCAAGGCGTGCTCCGCTGAGCTGGTCGAGAAGTTCGACGGCCAGGTGCCCGAGGATCTGGACACTTTGGTTGGTCTGGCGGGGGTTGGCCGCAAGACGGCCAACGTTGTGCTGGGGACCGCCTACGGCATCCCGACCGGCGTGGTCGTCGACACGCACGTCGGGCGGCTGAGCCGCAGACTCGGCCTGACCGTTCAGAAGGACGCGGTCAAAGTCGAGAACGACCTCATGGAGCTGCTGCCCAAGAAAGAGTGGATCGACTTTTCGCACCGCATGATCCATCATGGGCGGGCGGTCTGCAACGCAAGGAAGCCCGACTGCGGAGCGTGCTCGATGAACAAGTTCTGCCCCCAGATCGGCGTGTAG